A window from Acidobacteriota bacterium encodes these proteins:
- a CDS encoding nicotinate phosphoribosyltransferase: MSINNPGQVKVTHTAPRLSGLATDLYQLTMAAGYFANGRHERASFELFIRRLPPNRSYLIAAGLEQVLSYLRTLSFNPDEIAYLRHLPVFAHVAPSFFEYLAEFRFSGEVWAMPEGTVAFPGEPLVRVTAPLIEAQIVETFLLSTVNFQTMIASKAARVVEAADGRGVIEFGTRRAHGMGAGIYAARAAFIGGCIGTSNVEAGYLFGIPVYGTAAHSWTLAFEKEMDAFRAYHEVFPENTTLLLDTYDTLQAARLATEFGVNLRGVRLDSGDIGELAKQVRAILDEAGMKETRILASNDLDEFKIAELLAANAPVDLFGVGTELSTSRDAPALGGVYKLVEVEFPDRVEPKMKLSREKATYPHRKQVWRETDSKGNFVRDVIAMAEETDHAGEPLLQRVMLNGELVEPLPNLEQIQRYSKQQLARLPQVYKCIRDAETFPVRFSDELFQRRTKLMSQLEGK, encoded by the coding sequence ATGAGTATCAACAATCCTGGGCAAGTGAAGGTCACGCACACCGCGCCGCGCCTTTCGGGGTTGGCGACGGATTTATACCAATTGACGATGGCGGCGGGGTATTTCGCGAACGGGCGGCACGAACGCGCCAGCTTTGAATTGTTCATCCGGCGATTGCCGCCGAACCGTTCGTATCTGATCGCCGCCGGGTTGGAGCAGGTGCTGAGCTACCTGCGGACGTTAAGCTTCAATCCGGACGAGATTGCTTACTTACGGCATCTTCCAGTGTTTGCGCATGTCGCGCCGAGTTTTTTCGAGTATCTGGCCGAGTTTCGCTTCAGCGGCGAAGTCTGGGCGATGCCGGAAGGAACTGTTGCTTTTCCGGGCGAACCGCTGGTGCGTGTGACCGCGCCGCTGATCGAAGCGCAAATTGTCGAAACCTTTCTGCTCTCCACCGTCAACTTTCAAACGATGATCGCTTCCAAAGCTGCGCGCGTGGTTGAAGCTGCCGACGGGCGCGGCGTGATTGAATTCGGCACGCGACGCGCGCACGGAATGGGCGCGGGAATTTATGCCGCGCGTGCTGCGTTCATCGGCGGTTGCATCGGCACGTCCAACGTCGAAGCCGGATACCTGTTCGGCATTCCGGTCTATGGCACGGCGGCGCATTCGTGGACGCTGGCGTTTGAAAAGGAAATGGACGCCTTTCGCGCTTATCACGAAGTGTTTCCCGAAAACACGACGCTGCTATTGGATACGTACGACACGCTGCAAGCCGCGCGGCTGGCGACGGAATTCGGCGTGAATTTGCGCGGCGTGCGATTGGACAGCGGCGATATTGGCGAACTGGCTAAACAGGTGCGCGCAATTCTGGACGAAGCCGGAATGAAAGAAACGCGCATTTTGGCCAGCAACGATCTGGATGAATTCAAGATTGCCGAGTTATTGGCCGCGAATGCGCCCGTGGATTTGTTCGGCGTGGGAACGGAGCTTTCGACTTCGCGTGATGCCCCGGCACTGGGCGGCGTGTACAAACTGGTCGAGGTCGAATTTCCGGATCGCGTCGAACCGAAGATGAAGCTCAGCCGGGAAAAGGCTACGTACCCACATCGCAAACAGGTCTGGCGCGAAACGGACAGCAAGGGCAATTTCGTTCGCGATGTGATTGCGATGGCGGAGGAAACCGATCACGCAGGCGAACCTTTATTGCAGCGCGTAATGCTGAACGGGGAACTGGTGGAACCGCTGCCCAACCTGGAACAGATTCAGCGATATTCCAAACAGCAACTGGCGCGGTTGCCGCAAGTATATAAATGCATTCGCGACGCTGAAACCTTTCCGGTGAGGTTCAGCGATGAACTGTTCCAGCGGCGCACGAAGCTAATGAGCCAATTGGAAGGCAAGTAG
- a CDS encoding macro domain-containing protein, with the protein MRIEIRQGDITEQSDVDAIVNAANTDLVLGSGVAGAIRRKGGNIIDKEGQRQAPIKLGEAAVTTAGTLPNKVVIHAAAMGYRAEDRAIPKKPGTDSSAEIIRNATWNSLLRAEDRKLSSIAFPALATGVAGFPVDECAEVMIGAARDYAAATPASSIELVVFVLFTQADYRTFKQFAERE; encoded by the coding sequence ATGCGAATCGAAATTCGGCAAGGTGACATTACCGAACAATCCGATGTGGATGCCATCGTCAACGCAGCGAATACAGATTTGGTGCTGGGTTCCGGTGTGGCGGGAGCGATCCGGCGAAAAGGCGGCAACATTATTGACAAAGAAGGGCAGCGGCAAGCGCCGATCAAATTGGGGGAAGCCGCCGTGACAACCGCCGGAACGCTGCCGAACAAGGTTGTTATTCACGCCGCCGCAATGGGCTATCGCGCGGAAGACCGTGCCATTCCGAAAAAGCCCGGAACGGATTCCAGCGCCGAAATCATCCGCAACGCGACTTGGAATAGTTTGCTTCGCGCCGAAGACCGAAAATTGAGTTCCATCGCGTTTCCGGCGCTGGCAACCGGAGTGGCTGGTTTTCCCGTGGACGAATGCGCCGAAGTGATGATCGGTGCGGCGCGCGATTACGCAGCGGCAACTCCCGCGAGTTCAATTGAACTTGTTGTGTTTGTTTTGTTCACGCAAGCCGATTACCGAACCTTCAAACAGTTTGCTGAGCGAGAGTAG
- a CDS encoding cation transporter, with protein MSSSALQNHLHDHAHDHPHSHSGLGQHDHTRGASQRTLLIVLALTFGYMIAEALGGYFANSLALLSDAGHMFTDVAALALALLALRFASRPATQSKTYGFYRLEILAALVNGVALIVLSILICIEAYQRLRQPEEIQGVTLIGISAGGLVVNLVSAWMLSRSHKHDNLNMRGAYLHVLGDLLGSVAAIAAGVLIVWKGWRWADPLFSVVISLLIVWNSWRIVADAVNVLLEGVPSHIKPSAVEQAIKTITGVREVHDLHIWTITSNRHVLTAHVVVTNADQSCRVLREVRALLAEQFHLSHSTIQIEDPTFSIVVNFKKPLRNGEQ; from the coding sequence ATGAGCAGTTCCGCATTACAGAATCATCTTCACGATCACGCGCACGACCATCCGCATTCTCATTCAGGCCTTGGTCAGCACGACCATACGCGCGGAGCGTCGCAGCGTACCTTGCTCATCGTGCTGGCGCTGACTTTCGGGTACATGATTGCCGAAGCGCTCGGCGGTTATTTTGCGAACAGTCTGGCCTTGCTTTCTGACGCCGGACACATGTTCACGGATGTTGCCGCGCTAGCCTTGGCTTTGTTGGCTTTACGATTTGCTTCGCGCCCGGCCACGCAAAGCAAAACCTACGGTTTTTATCGGTTGGAGATTCTGGCGGCACTGGTCAACGGCGTGGCCTTGATTGTGTTGTCCATACTGATTTGCATCGAAGCGTATCAACGATTACGCCAGCCGGAAGAAATTCAAGGCGTCACGCTGATTGGGATTTCCGCTGGCGGATTGGTGGTGAATCTGGTTTCCGCCTGGATGCTGTCTCGTTCGCACAAACACGACAACCTGAATATGCGCGGCGCGTATTTGCATGTTCTCGGAGATTTGCTGGGATCGGTTGCCGCCATTGCAGCGGGCGTGTTGATTGTCTGGAAAGGATGGCGCTGGGCTGATCCGTTGTTCAGCGTCGTCATCAGTTTGCTGATTGTATGGAATTCCTGGCGCATCGTGGCCGACGCCGTCAATGTGTTGCTGGAAGGCGTACCGTCGCACATCAAACCTTCGGCGGTGGAACAGGCGATCAAAACCATTACCGGCGTGCGCGAAGTTCACGATTTGCACATTTGGACAATTACTTCGAATCGTCACGTACTGACGGCGCATGTGGTTGTGACGAACGCCGACCAAAGCTGCCGCGTGTTGCGCGAAGTTCGTGCCTTGCTGGCCGAACAATTTCATCTTTCGCATTCCACGATTCAGATCGAAGACCCTACATTTTCAATCGTCGTCAATTTCAAAAAGCCGTTACGGAATGGAGAGCAGTAG
- a CDS encoding glycosyltransferase family 39 protein encodes MNNSSGDSVQHESTATKADALLPATAEVSPEAQTNAEISRPGEARRRWLKPQLRQDARLVGMILAIKALCMVFAVQSFHVWADQPVKGWHGWLEVLNRWDAVNYLKMAEFGYHATGEMRPMMVFYPLYPWLISLLTFVTRDHLVSAFLISTVASLAVGLLLFRLVALDYPAEIAERTVWFLFIFPTSYFLHIGYTESLFLALALGCFLMARRQDWASAGCLGALACMARGPGILLIPTLAVEALSQYRATRRWRWQWLWIIVIASGFGVYLWINAREAGNPFAFMQIRRENFYISMSWPWVGIQQTIGALGHNPAAAEMSGRQELIFIALGLVGAIVSWIKLRPTYSTWITLNWLIITCVSFIASVPRYTLVMFPLHLLFAQLAAKSRVGETIITVWSLLFLALFISAFARGFWAY; translated from the coding sequence ATGAACAATTCGTCTGGCGATTCTGTGCAACATGAATCAACGGCGACAAAAGCCGATGCGCTTTTGCCCGCAACCGCAGAAGTATCGCCTGAAGCTCAGACAAACGCAGAGATTTCCCGACCGGGCGAAGCGCGTCGGCGATGGCTCAAACCGCAACTGCGGCAAGATGCGCGGCTGGTTGGAATGATCCTCGCGATCAAAGCATTGTGCATGGTGTTCGCCGTACAGAGCTTTCACGTCTGGGCGGATCAACCGGTCAAGGGATGGCACGGATGGCTGGAGGTTTTGAATCGGTGGGACGCCGTGAATTATTTGAAGATGGCGGAGTTCGGCTATCACGCGACGGGCGAAATGCGTCCGATGATGGTGTTTTATCCCTTATATCCCTGGCTCATCAGCTTGCTGACCTTTGTCACGCGCGACCATCTTGTCAGCGCATTTCTAATTTCGACGGTTGCGTCGCTTGCGGTCGGGTTGTTGTTATTCCGGTTGGTTGCGCTGGATTATCCGGCGGAAATCGCCGAACGAACCGTGTGGTTCCTGTTCATTTTTCCCACCAGTTATTTCCTGCACATTGGTTACACCGAAAGTTTGTTTCTGGCGTTGGCGCTGGGCTGTTTTCTGATGGCGAGACGACAGGATTGGGCGTCTGCGGGGTGCCTGGGAGCACTGGCCTGCATGGCGCGCGGACCGGGCATTCTGCTGATTCCGACGCTGGCGGTTGAAGCGCTCAGTCAATACCGCGCAACGCGTCGCTGGCGTTGGCAATGGTTGTGGATCATTGTGATTGCCAGCGGCTTTGGCGTGTATCTGTGGATCAATGCGCGCGAGGCCGGCAACCCGTTCGCCTTTATGCAAATTCGGCGCGAAAACTTTTACATCTCCATGTCCTGGCCCTGGGTTGGCATTCAACAAACGATTGGCGCGCTCGGCCACAACCCCGCAGCGGCGGAAATGAGCGGCAGGCAGGAACTGATTTTCATTGCGCTGGGTTTGGTCGGCGCAATCGTTTCCTGGATCAAATTGCGTCCGACCTACAGCACCTGGATCACGCTGAACTGGTTGATCATCACCTGTGTCAGCTTCATTGCCAGTGTTCCGCGATACACGCTGGTGATGTTTCCGCTGCATTTGCTGTTTGCACAATTGGCGGCCAAAAGCCGCGTCGGAGAAACCATCATCACTGTCTGGTCGCTGCTGTTCCTGGCCCTGTTCATCAGCGCCTTTGCGCGCGGCTTTTGGGCGTACTGA
- a CDS encoding amidohydrolase — translation MKTLFALLFLCLAYPVATVPGTVSFTYPVATAPGSEPAADLVLLNGKIWTVNERQPEVEAVAVVGNRIVAVGSTKDIRRWIGAQTKVIDLQGKRVVPGFNDAHVHFLDGGAGLASVQLRDAASPEEFRRRIGEFAAKLPTGRWVLNGNWDHENWKPANLPTRQFIDAVTPDNPVFINRLDGHMALANSLALKLAGVTRDTKDPDGGTIVRDANGEPTGVLKDAAMGFVYKVIPNPTEAEMIEAIKAAMRYAAENGVTSVQDMSASPEVLGVYQTLLHRDELTVRISGHQPLAEWQRLARVGVRANFGSDSLKIGGLKGFADGSLGSTTALFFEPYLDAPNTSGLPSDEMFPESKMRDRIVAADRAGLQIAVHAIGDKANKTILDFFAEAEKQNGARDRRFRIEHAQHLRPEEIKRFASQHVIASMQPYHAIDDGRWAENRIGPERAKGTYAFRSLLDAGAVLAFGSDWFVAPMEPLMGIYAAVTRRTLDGKRPNGWIPEQKITVAEAVKAFTLGSAYASFDEKVKGSIEVGKLADFAVLSADIFKINPIEIENAKVVVTVFDGRVIFQR, via the coding sequence ATGAAAACCCTCTTCGCGCTCCTCTTTCTCTGTCTTGCTTACCCGGTCGCTACCGTTCCCGGTACTGTATCGTTTACTTACCCGGTCGCTACCGCTCCCGGTTCTGAACCTGCCGCAGACCTGGTGTTGCTCAACGGAAAAATCTGGACGGTTAACGAACGCCAGCCCGAAGTCGAGGCTGTCGCGGTCGTCGGCAATCGCATTGTCGCCGTCGGTTCGACCAAAGACATTCGCCGTTGGATTGGCGCACAAACCAAAGTCATTGACCTGCAAGGCAAGCGCGTCGTGCCGGGATTCAACGATGCCCATGTGCATTTTCTGGATGGCGGCGCGGGATTGGCCAGCGTGCAATTGCGTGATGCGGCTTCACCGGAAGAATTTCGTCGGCGCATTGGAGAATTTGCCGCCAAACTACCAACAGGCCGCTGGGTGCTCAACGGCAACTGGGATCACGAAAACTGGAAGCCCGCGAATTTACCTACGCGACAGTTTATTGACGCCGTAACGCCGGACAATCCCGTGTTCATCAATCGGCTGGATGGGCATATGGCATTGGCGAATTCGCTGGCGTTGAAACTCGCCGGAGTGACGCGTGACACGAAAGACCCCGACGGCGGCACCATCGTTCGCGATGCGAACGGCGAACCGACCGGCGTGCTGAAAGACGCCGCGATGGGGTTTGTGTACAAGGTCATTCCGAATCCGACCGAAGCCGAAATGATCGAAGCGATCAAGGCCGCGATGCGCTACGCCGCCGAAAACGGCGTCACCAGCGTGCAGGATATGTCGGCTTCGCCGGAAGTGCTGGGCGTGTATCAAACGCTGCTTCATCGTGACGAATTGACCGTGCGCATCAGTGGACATCAACCACTGGCCGAATGGCAGCGATTGGCTCGAGTTGGAGTTCGCGCAAATTTCGGAAGCGACAGCTTGAAGATCGGCGGGTTGAAAGGTTTTGCCGATGGTTCGCTGGGTTCGACGACGGCGCTGTTTTTTGAACCATATCTGGACGCGCCGAATACATCGGGTTTGCCGAGCGACGAAATGTTTCCCGAAAGCAAAATGCGCGACCGCATCGTTGCCGCCGACCGTGCCGGGTTGCAGATTGCCGTCCACGCCATCGGCGACAAAGCCAACAAAACCATCCTGGATTTTTTTGCCGAGGCCGAGAAGCAAAACGGCGCGCGCGACCGGCGCTTTCGCATCGAACATGCGCAGCATTTGCGCCCGGAAGAGATTAAACGCTTTGCCAGCCAGCACGTCATCGCTTCGATGCAACCGTACCACGCGATTGACGATGGCCGCTGGGCGGAAAACCGCATTGGCCCTGAACGCGCCAAAGGCACGTATGCATTTCGCTCGCTGCTGGACGCCGGAGCCGTGCTGGCGTTCGGCTCCGATTGGTTCGTCGCGCCGATGGAACCATTGATGGGGATTTACGCGGCGGTCACGCGGCGAACACTGGATGGCAAACGTCCCAATGGATGGATTCCCGAACAAAAAATCACCGTCGCCGAAGCCGTCAAAGCCTTCACGCTCGGTTCGGCCTACGCCAGCTTTGACGAAAAAGTGAAAGGCTCCATCGAAGTCGGCAAGTTGGCGGATTTTGCCGTGCTCTCCGCCGACATTTTCAAAATCAATCCAATCGAAATCGAAAACGCAAAAGTTGTCGTAACCGTTTTTGACGGCCGCGTGATTTTTCAGCGATAG